atacacataatttaaatataacattaaaataataaataatttgaattatagtaatacaaacctgAATTTCGCAGTTACTCCTCGACAACCTTCTCCTTCCCTTTTTGTGCCGATACCTCGAATTCTTTATTAGCTacgaaaattaaataattaaataattaattacagcacaaattttacaataataataaaatttctatccaattttatactttaattccaatttaatcctaactagaTTCACctacttttctaatttaattcacactctatttctattcaaattttatctaaactcaaatttaactactaaattttcaacatatttcactaatttcgaatttttctcaatttagtccctacaacataaaacttatagcttacttcacaatttaatccttttatcaattctaactagaaattctatcatttaaatccctaattcattttttttcaacatgaatcatattcaaaatctaagaacttacaaaattttagcttaaattcaacaaaattttgttctaagacttctaaaacatcaaaattaaaagaaaaggacttgattggcttaccaaattaaagcttaaatccttaaaccctagtttttccttttgtgttcttcctttcttttccttccCTGTTTCGAATggtctctgtttcttttattcttttattttatttcttttatgtattagttaataataataacaatatataatattaatataataatatttaattcacaaatatcttttacttaaattataaaaatattttattttattacaagtgtgtttttatatattttacacatgtattattttatcacCATACAATTGTCTTCATCTTATTTATTTCCTATAATATaatatcttaactttaattaatataatttataatattttaattaaataatattttataatataattcaagaaaaatctaagatttttccaTGTATTGCCGCCTAATCTTAAGCCATTGGCTTATTTACCTATTTGGTCCCTATTTCTTCCTTCTAATCTACAATTAAACTTTTAAcctttattcactttagtctcTTCTTACTAATTACtctaaattaagataaatttacttaattaaaacataattagacACACCACTAGACTcacaaatatttctaataattatctaCAGGTTCAATTttctaagacggaggcccgatactACTCTTTTCCGATacccgtgaattttgggtcattacagaTTTAGGGTTCGGGGTTCAGGGTTCAAGTTTGGGTTTGGGGtaaaaaaaatcaccaaatttatgtgtcaatgacatggaaaaaattactaaaatgtcaTTAAGTAATTGAAAATGGACCATGAATGATGTGGTGAGAAgggttcataaaataatttcttcactTACTACTCAAGCATAACACACATTTATAATTACTAACAATTACATTTAAATCCaattactaaataattttaaaatgcatGTAAGTCtaagaataatttattaattttattttttaatgccACTTGATTAACATTTGGTGTATAAAAAATATGACATAGTTGtcaatgttttataaaataacaatttggAATTTTGTCCAAATCCCAGGAATTGAGGGTCTTTTGAAATCTGTCTCAAAACAACTAACCTATACACTTAGCTACAAATAAAATCCCTTAATTTGGAAAATCCATGATTATTTAAAAGGTTCTTAAATCtccactaataaatttaatataacacATTTGtttcaaaggaaaataaaactttgatttaaaatattaaaaaagaggTGAGGATCATATTAGTTGATATTTGTTtcataattcttaaaaataaaatttttaaacattaatttcattatatattcttatcatatcttttttttatacaatgtttaGAATTACTTATAATCTCTCCCCAACTCTCAAATAtgaggataatgcacttcagtGCACTCAAACTCAAATCCTCCTGCACTGGCAACAATGTCGATgccaatcgaactaagactcaattggcaatccttaaaaacaatttaaaatgatatatatcgGAGGGATTCACTTACAccaatgtaaattttttatcattttggtactttttatacgattagtattttaataatccaatcgtcatattttattattcattcatgtaGATTATGTATGTCATATTTggtataaaaattttctaactgttcattttatgtaaaaagaaaataatcactaaatatatattaatatagacaatattttagattaatatgatAGAGATATCGATCAACTCAAAACTTTACATGCATGAAAACTAcaaatattaacaatataaaaagttataaaccgtttaatttaatctcttatatatataattatgtattatatatgtttatgggCCAAATAATTTATTCGACTTAATCCAATTTTGAACaagttaaaatttagtttagacTGATTTAACtcgacttaaaaataaaattttatttaattataaaatatataagaattatCTAAGCTTATACATCCATTCAtcaaatgtaaatatatttattaattattattgattaaaaaGTGTTGAAAACTATTTCCTTTTACCAATCAAGAGAGAAGTTTCATATTAAAggatttttatttccttttaaatgataatattacCATATAAAACAAAGAGTTGTGGGTTCTTGTAAGGGATAATTATTTTATGGGGTTGTCTAGTGGGTAGAGAGCTTATTGTCCTTCATGGGGACTATGTGGATGAACATGATATCATCAACCTTCATAtatatttgagaaaataaaattttaagagaaaaattatTCCTAAAATTGTAGGGTAATCCCTCATTACCAAAAAGGTTGCTTATTAAGCTTGCATACAATgccttttagttattttaagtAGGGGTGATATTAGTTCGGTTAGGtaggattttaaaaatttttatatcattaatCATAATTCAGTTTGgttcgattttaatttttatattaattttggttttagatTTTTAGACCTATTTTAACAAAAGAGTTttcttttatggtttttaatattatttaacaaaatatcaaagttttaatcaatattgttaaaaataaataaattttaagaattttaaattattttactactttaaatgtaaaatatttatttttatatcatgaaaatttaaaatttaattcgatttcGGATAACTGtggtttttaaatttgtaatccGTAAACTGTCCAAACACTTTGGTTCAAGTGGATTTTTTATTGCTCAACCCtaattttaagggaaaaacttCTCCATGTTATTGgtgaaaacaataatttttcattttcgtATGGGAAAATCCAATACATATATGAAAGAAGCAATGTTTTACTAAAcacttattttctttcttctaaaaattattacaGATATCAATTGATTCAACAATTGGATCGTTGGAGTTTTCGTATTATTAGTTTCGGGTTTATCTTTTTAACTATTGGAACTCTTTCGGGAGCCGTATGGGCTAATGAGGCGTGTGGATCATATTGGAATTGGGACCCAAAGGAAAATTGGGAGTTTATTACTTGAACCGTATTCGCGATTTATTTCCATACCCGAACAAATACAAATTTGGAAGGTGTAAATTCCACACTTGTGGCTTCTATGggatttcttataatttggatATACTATTTTGGGTCAAACTATTAGGAATAGGTTTACATAGTTATGGttcatttacattaaattaacatctaattgaattgaataaagagGCTAGGCCTAACAAATACTAACACAGGACGgcttatatattataaataagtataaGAAAACTTATTGTAAGTGTCAAAACCTTTTGAATCGCTCCACTACTTGATTCATATAAATAAGGCAATTAATAAGGATATATATCTTGGCATGATTAAGCTATCTTACATgttcattttataattcatgAATCATAATAcgtgaatttatatgaaatgaatcataatatattattagctaaaataataattatatatattttaataatttttaaaatatttattaatttactggTGACCCaccttaataaataaattataaatgtttttttaacattaatctaGTTATAAGTTTGtatcatatctgctcttttttaTATGatgtctagaactacccatagcccctcCCAACCCTTAactaggaggataatgcgcttcaacgcacTCACACCTACGTCTTCCTATACTGACAACAATACTAATACcaatcgagctaaaactcaatttgctaaattataaaagttacaaatttgATGGAATGTAAACTTTATATTTACTTCTAGAATTTTAGAACTTCTTACTTCTTTTGCCTTTTAAAATTGGGAATTGTTGGGACAATGTGGAGGAATAATGACAATCTCTTTtcattaaaccttaaaataatagtttctattttttaagcattgagcatatttactttattatagtaaaattatgatatttatgataacatacttttctttttccatatgGATATCAGATCAAGTACCTTCAATTACTTAATTGAAGTGATAtactatttttatgaaaaagtaTCCCCAAAGAGTAACAAGGATCTCATCCTAAGATATACACCTAACATAAAGATTAATGGGATAATGACAAAATTTCCCTAACCTATTTCTTCACTTTGGATTacaactttcaaattttagtcaaattattttcttttggataaaaactgattaaattattaaattttaataacattagCGTGGCAATCTACATATActtctaaatattatttttatttttgaattcttATGAATTATATGTAGACAACCATGTAAGCGACCGCATCAATATTGTTCAAGGTTTTTGAGGGTCaatgtgataaaaaaaaagaataagtgccaaaatgacaaaataggTAAatgctagggactaaatttattattttgacataactcaataaaATTGGAGGTGATTAAAGAGAGATTTTCTCTGGTTTTTCTAGTAGGTTCTTGGTGGGCCAAGAGAACACATGCATCATGGAGGAAAAagcaaacaataataataataataataaaggtcTTGTTGCAAAATGTATATTGCCTACATACTTTCCATGCCCTTTTTCTCTTTGTGGAATGATTTGCATCCTTTCTTTTATGGGCAATGAATTGTATTAATGATAAACAAATTGAGTCTTATTTTGGTCATGGTTGGAAAATATACCCTCAAATTCTTAAGACATCCAAAACAGTCCACTCAATATTGATGGGagtgctgttttttttttttcaaaattatgtttaaaattttatatattttatataaatttgtacacattaataattttgtatcaTACAAATCATTTTTGTACATTTGGCCATTcatattgtgtttattttcttatcatgTGTTTCACAATTATGTGTGGAATGTGatatataaactttgattttgtacaactatatatatatacagggGCGAAACAAAGgggggctggcaggggcccCGATCCTCCTAAAATGGAAACCTTCTCATTTAGGCcgaaactttttttaaaattttttaaaatttaaattagtaaaggtaaaattgtattttggcTTTCTCTAGagtgataaaaatttgatttaatcttttaaaaattataaaaaatataggctattaaaatggtgaaattatatttttactatcgtaaaaattacaatttaatttcgaccactaaaatttttttctagcttcgcccatgtatatatatatatatatttatgaattctTTATTTGATTCAGTTTTTACAAACCATTAACATTGTTATCGACCTAACATTATTTTATGTCTGGATAttgcatacacaaataattatatttatctaatataaaaaatacattgatgtatttattttttgtaaaagatGTATACAATTGAATCTAAGGCCATGGTGAAGGCCATGGTGAAGGGGAAGGTAGTGGTCTTGGCCTCTAAAAATGGTAGATTTGTCATTTAGCCCTTTAAAGTTTTATGAAATTACATATtagtataatggtaaaattacactttagccctaaaaaaatttatgattcatcTTTGGCCCCCTAGAGCGATTTTCTAATTTCACCGTTGagttgaatcaaaatcaaaatttcacttttataattaaaataaaatcaaagtttcatgtcACCTAATCTAAATTCATATATGACATTAGATATCGAatcaaatttatgtataaatttaaaaatacaaaattttgttttacaaataaataaaaatcagaccataaaaatattagtagTTTAACTTTGATGACCagcattcaaattttttaatcaacCTAATTCCAACACAAAGGACATACtaataaataagaggataatgtgcttcagctTACTCGAACTCATGTTCTCCTGTATTGGCAACAATACCCATACtaatcgaactaagactcaattaaTAATGGtgagtaaaatatttaaatgacaACAATTAGAAACAATATTATAAAGTGcaatcaaattaataataaattgttgaaataataatcaataattcaaccatttataCGAAAAgaattagcaaaaaaaaaaaagaagtagtTAAACATAATATATGCAACTCAAAACTCAATTGCTCgatgttgattttaaaaaatactctttgcttaaaaataagaagattaGAAAATAAAGAGGTCAGAAGGAATCCAACGAAATGCTTTAAATGAGATGGGGTTCCCTCAAGAATGAACTCCGGGAAGGTAGAGTAgaatttaatatgataaaaaaattatgattctAATAAGGTCATCAAAACAAGAAGAGCGAAGAAgctcaataatttttttttcttccccaATCAGATTcgattcttttatttatttttttttacggCACGACAATTTTGATTATCAGATTTTTTGACTAAAGCATCGGTCTACGtttgataattttgaatcaattgaAGGGGTAAGCCTATTTATTTCTGGTTCTAAGAGCAGTAATTCTAGTGGTCGACTCACTTCTTTCAAACTGTTTCTTATTATTAAGAAAGGGTAACGAAGATAAAAATGAGCTTGTTTTATAGCAATAGTAATTAATCATTGTTGTTTTAAGGTCAATCTATTTGCTCACctagataatatttttcctcGTTCACTAATAAATCAACTAATTAAACTCATGTTTCTATAATCAATTTGATCCCCTAATTGGATTGGGAGCAAACGTCTACGAAAAGATCGCTTGGATTTATCCATAATTTCTTTATTCCTTATTTCTAAAAAGAATCCTATCCCAATCTCTGCATCAATTAGAATTACATTCTACAATTTTTTTTggacaatctcattataggttccgATTATATATGCTCTTTTTGACAAAATGCCTAGAATTACCCATAACCCGTCCCAACCCATatataggaggataatgtgcttcagtaCACTCGAATACACATcttcctacattgacaacaatacccaTGCCAATCgagacaattaattttttttaagaaacaaATCACCATTTTccttatatttaatattattaccaTACCAAGATTCAAACAAGGAATTCAAacatgacaaataaataaaacacatcatcaataaatttgtaaataattagttaaattCTATTATGAGTAtcaataaattagtaaataattgattaaattctattattattattaaaataagtcaaaaattgaatataaagtaagaaaaataaaagagaggaaaaaggTGTCAGATATTGAAAATATCCcccaaaacatttaattttctttctttttcatcccTTTCCCCCTTAGATTCTTACAGATATGAAGATACCCCTCGTGTGCTTCTTTTACTACCTTCCCCTTCCCAATAAAACCACCACACACACACCGTCTCTCTCTTTATAAACCATCTTTCCCCATTTCTCTTCTTTCAAtatctcttttttatttattttcaaataaacacCCTTTTTCATGGCTTTTCTCCTTCACTATCTTTTCATCACCGCCATCATCTCCGCCGTCTCCTTCCTCCTCCACCGCTCCTCCCGTCACCGTCGTCTCCGTTTACCACCAGGAAATCTGGGTTTACCTTTAGTCGGAGAAACCCTCCAACTTATCGCCGCTTACAAGACCGAGAACCCTGAACCGTTCATCGACGAAAGGGTGAGACGATACGGTTCGATCTTCACAACTCACGTGTTCGGTGAACCGACTGTTTTCTCTGCTGAACCGGAAACGAACCGGTTCATTTTACAAAACGAAGGGAAATTGTTCGAGTGTAGTTACCCCGGTTCGATATCAAATTTGCTTGGGAAACACTCTTTGCTTTTAATGAAAGGAAGTCTTCATAAAAAGATGCATTCTTTAACTATGAGTTTTGCTAACTCGTCGATTATAAAGGATCATCTTTTGGTTGATATAGACCGGTTAATCCGGCTCAACTTGGATTCATGGACCGACCGTGTCTTCCTCATGGAAGAAGCCAAGAAggtaaccaaaaaaaaaaaacacattattACATGTTTACTTTATACATATATAGTACTGAGTTGACTCGCTGGTTTGGTCATCCTTGTTGGGtttattaatcattatttaacAAGTTAAAAATGGCGGTGGTGACTCAGTGGGAGAGAgttgaaaaaataaagtttacGGCTTCAAatcattttgttttgaaaacttttcaaactttaaaccatcattttcattatttttttaatttttttaaaaaaactttgatATTTGATACTAAGGAtcgaaatttaattataatttttcgagttttaatttataattttatatttttaaaaattaaataaatttttaatctttagaGAATTAAAagatgtaattttattatatattaatttataatttttatatttataaatttcttatttagaatgcgacaaaagtttttttagtatttttcttttcattcataaGACTCGAACTTTTAAAGCGAACATGTAATATTCTTTGATTCCTAAAACcgataaattttacattattgcttcctaattaattatgtttcatgattatttttttaattaattaattatttatttaaatttatagataACTTTTGAGTTAACAGTGAAGCAACTAATGAGCTATGACCCTGGTGAATGGAGTGAAAGTTTAAGAAAAGAATACCTTCTAGTTATTGAAGGATTCTTCACCGTTCCGCTTCCACTTTTTTCAACCACTTATCGTCGAGCCATCAAAGTAAGCaattaacattttctttttatacatgTCGTCATATCTGAATATCGTTTTAATAActtgggtttgggtttttttaGGCTCGGACCAAGGTGGCGGAGGCATTGAGTTTAATAGTGAGGGAAAGGAGGAAAGAGTATGAAAGAGGGGCGAAAAAGAATGATATGTTGGCAGCATTGTTGGCTGGGGATGATAAATTTTCAGATGAACAAATAGTGGATTTTTTGGTAGCATTGCTTGTTGCTGGTTACGAAACAACTTCAACTATTATGACTCTTGCTGTCAAGTTCTTGACTGAGACACCTCTTGCTTTGGCTCAACTCAAGGTATATGTTTTCATTcctttttaaatattgaaattttggttaaatttggCTTTGGTCCTGCGTTTAGTTTAGTCTTTCTTCATGcaataatatcattataatatCTGATCTTACAGCTATCGCTGTGTTTATATTAACTACATGTAAACGCACTGTTTATGGTcctaaatttaaccaaaaaaaattttcatagtGGGGGATCTTAAGAAAAGAAAGtaataaatcttcaaaattgGGGCATTGCTTTCTCTCAagtaatcaaatttcataaccttaaaagaaagtaaataaaaagtgTGTACAAAGCATTCACACATGAAATAATGAGATGATTAAATCACATGGCCTTACTTTACttattaaaagtatattattatatcatataatatgGCCAAAGATGTACTTAGGGAACATACTTGCCACACATgagtttgataaaataataattttatttatttattaaaataaacctTTTGATTGTTCCCATCATGTGATCAAAGGCCCttactttgataaaaaaattagtcaCTTTcatcataatattaaaaatattatttttatgggtGCATCTATTTTGTtgccttttttttaattgtggAAATATTCTTTTGGTGAAtcaaaatggaatttttttaaaaatatttaattaatatatttttaggtttaactttaaaattgaaattgaaaatgttgTCCCAACATTTataggaaaagtaaaaaagggaaaatttttatGATAAGATTGGATTTGGTTTTAGTGGTGTAGGTCAAAAGTAAAGAAGTATTAAAATCATCAAGTCAAAGTAGGAACTGCAATTTGTCTAACAGGACAAATTCATGTCCTGATTTATGGTTGAATCGATCaggttattttatgttttattttgagcCGATGTGTCGATTGATTCTTTTTTGCTCTTATTTAGAAGttcgattttaaattttttatttaaatttaataagagttttaataatttaaaaaaatgaaaaattctgaCCCTTTTGTCAGAGACTCTGACTACTCTTACTCTTTGACCATTTTGTCTTTCACGAAATGACCATACAACCCCTTCCCCAGGCTTACAGATTCCAAAGGGTATTTTTGGGTAAGTGGGATGCTATCGTGTACAATAGGGTGTATGATTTGACCCATGGTCCCTAGGTGGGACGTTGGGAAATGAGAGGTGCTGATTTCAAGATGAAAGGACCATCGGACGGTGgtaaagttttaaaagaaaaaaagagtcaTTACACCAACCCTAtaagttaaaaggaaaaaacttttttttgatTCCTAGGactttttttgcttttgatgATGGTTTTAATCCTAGCCGTTCGATTTTCCTTTTAGAAATCAGTGTTTGTTTGGGACCATTTTAGGGGATTTGGGCTCATGTGAACACCACATGGCCCATGATTACTTTTGAGGCCCACATAGGTCCATGAGTCATATTCAAGACccatttattagtattatttttataaagggTAAACTGCACTattagtcatttaattattagtaaatttcttttttagtcactcaattataaaaagttgcaaaatggttattcaactattcaatttttccttttttggtcacccaactattttggatttttgggtgttttcatttttatgttagtgAGCTGGTGACAAAAAATTGAGTAGTTGGgtgataaaaaaatactaatagttgagtgattattttgtaattttttataattgggtGACAAATTAGTTTACCCTTTGTAAAAGATTATATTTACAGCGGTGTTCGATATTCgtatttgacatgtttaaatATGTCATATTCGAACAATCATGTGGGTGTGGGTACGAGTAACatagttttcttattttaaattatatgattaaattttaaattttagcatAGTAGAGGGGCTAAAACCATAATTAGATCAAAACATTAAAGCTTGTTTTcccttcatttatttattaatctataaGACAAATAACAGTATGATTCATATTGACTCGTATAGATTTTGTTTGCCAAAAGATGATAGATTTTTATCAATCTTCTTgattgtaaattttcattttcaggaAGAACATGAAGGGATTAGGGCGAAAAAATCCGAATCCGAGGCTTTACAATGGAGTGATTATAAGTCAATGCCATTCACCCAATGTGTAAGTTTGAAACATTGCCATGTAGTTCGAAACCAAACCCTGGCCTTGACCCTAATTTTCGAACTCATTGTGTTTTCAGGTTGTTAACGAGACGTTACGAGTTGCAAACATAATCAGCGGAGTTTTCCGACGAGCAATGACGGATATCAACATAAAAGGTTAGAAAACACGCTTTGATCATGGTCTATTGATAGTCATGTTACTATAAAATTTCAGGCTAGCTTTGTACTTACTGATAAACTCGGTTCAACCAGGTTACACAATTCCGAAAGGTTGGAGGGTTTTCGCATCATTCCGAGCCGTACATCTCGACCACAATCAGTTCAAAGATGCTCGCACGTTCAATCCGTGGAGATGGCAGGTAGGTTTTCCTCATTTTCCCCATCTCCCTCGAATATATAACCGAACATGTTTGAGAAAAAGTGTTACTAACCAGTGACCAACGATTTTAACAGAGTAACTCCGGAATAAGCTGCCCCGGACACGTTTTCACACCATTTGGAGGAGGGCCTCGATTGTGCCCAGGATACGAGCTTGCTAGAGTAGAACTCTCGGTATTCTTACACCACCTAGTGACCCGGTTCAGGTACCATCCATACATGTACCATTTTGCTCCacaattttcatctttttatgttttaagtaacccttttctttttcttggaaTAGTTGGGAACCGGCCGAAGAAGATAAGCTCGTCTTCTTTCCAACGACGCGAACGCAAAAACGGTATCCGATCAATGTGCGGCGTCGAAACAGATCGTTTTCTTAGCCAAATGTACTGTTAAAACATAAATGTTAGAGAAGGAGAGGTGTAATAGAATTTTGGATGGTGTGAGatgcaataattaaaattaggggaaaaaaaaaaggaaaaatagagttAGTGaatgtaaattaatttgattcttATTATGTGTTgggcattatatatatattttttatccaTATTCAAGTTGTAACAATGCCTAATGGTAGAATCCATCCATTtccattaaaatgaaaagaacaatatatatatatatatataagtttttatgcAAAAGTTGAAGAATCAAAGCAAGAGATGAGagtattcaatttttcattGGATTTGGGGTTGAAttctagttttatttaaatttaaatttattttattttattttataaggcTTATATACATAGTCATATTTTTAAGCATTCTAAGAGGAATTGGTTTTGGATAAGAGtaaattttggaataattaattattacaaattcggactattttaaatttttatcattttaagttaaatcaattttgagttatttgaaaatatttcgATTTTGAGTCAAGTGAACTGATTtaagtcaaaattttatttcagtcttaatcaaattgaatttaTCAATGCTTGAAAAACCGACCCAAAAGTTGAAATTATTAAACCATCAATTCCCGATCTAACTAGTTTAAttatctatcaacaattatTAAGAAAACCAATTCAATTGATttggtttttgatttttttttataaatcaattgaaatgattttcaatttttttactggTCCTGAACAGTTCGATCAAAAGCCAATTCAATTACTTTGTTCAACCGATATACCAACTAATTCTCAATCTAGCGGACCGATCCGgtctaacattttaatttagaataataaaatcaaaattttgaactcTAAATCTATGTTTGAATACTAAAAATGTTCccaacttttttaaatttctccAGACTTACAATCATAAACTTCCTGTATTCCACTGAAATGCTAAATAAAAGCCATGAATTTTAGTGGATAATCAAATTAAGACCTAAAAATGGTGGTTTCCCCACTTTAGCTTTTCTTAAAAGGCAAAAGAACCGGAAACTTCCCCTAACATACACAACCATGTCGTTAAATAGCTTCTTAAATGCTCCATTGAGACCTAAAAAATCAAACTGTGAaagagctttcaattctttcgcCGCAACTCGATCACGAGAGGATTGTTTTGTTTCTGCTGCTTTCCACGGTCTTTATCGCCGATTCAACAAGTTCGACCTTTTTCGTACTCTCGCTATTGAGCAGCGAGAGTTTTTCGAGTGACAATTTCAGTTGAGAGATTTGAGCATCCTGGACATGGTTCCTACCAGGTATTTTCCTCCTTTGGGTCGTT
This genomic window from Gossypium raimondii isolate GPD5lz chromosome 10, ASM2569854v1, whole genome shotgun sequence contains:
- the LOC105776399 gene encoding cytochrome P450 90A1; this translates as MAFLLHYLFITAIISAVSFLLHRSSRHRRLRLPPGNLGLPLVGETLQLIAAYKTENPEPFIDERVRRYGSIFTTHVFGEPTVFSAEPETNRFILQNEGKLFECSYPGSISNLLGKHSLLLMKGSLHKKMHSLTMSFANSSIIKDHLLVDIDRLIRLNLDSWTDRVFLMEEAKKITFELTVKQLMSYDPGEWSESLRKEYLLVIEGFFTVPLPLFSTTYRRAIKARTKVAEALSLIVRERRKEYERGAKKNDMLAALLAGDDKFSDEQIVDFLVALLVAGYETTSTIMTLAVKFLTETPLALAQLKEEHEGIRAKKSESEALQWSDYKSMPFTQCVVNETLRVANIISGVFRRAMTDINIKGYTIPKGWRVFASFRAVHLDHNQFKDARTFNPWRWQSNSGISCPGHVFTPFGGGPRLCPGYELARVELSVFLHHLVTRFSWEPAEEDKLVFFPTTRTQKRYPINVRRRNRSFS